One Fusarium poae strain DAOMC 252244 chromosome 4, whole genome shotgun sequence DNA window includes the following coding sequences:
- the FSR2_1 gene encoding fusarubin cluster-methyltransferase gives MTELPKEITDRIGVTEYDFFTPQPIQQAGVYLLRTILHDWPDADAIKILQGVVEAMGPSSRLLIMDMVLPKPGSGSKTFEAALRQKDLTMIQTFNAKEREVEEWTALLTKADPRLKIQAIETPAGSELSVIEVMLEEEVVNELSWHSFSG, from the coding sequence ATGACTGAACTGCCAAAGGAGATCACCGACCGCATTGGCGTGACGGAATATGACTTTTTCACCCCTCAGCCCATCCAGCAAGCTGGCGTCTACCTCCTTCGCACCATCCTCCACGACTGGCCCGACGCCGATGCTATCAAGATTCTGCAGGGTGTAGTCGAAGCCATGGGCCCATCCAGTCGCCTGCTTATTATGGACATGGTTCTGCCCAAACCCGGTTCAGGCTCCAAGACGTTTGAGGCCGCGCTCAGACAGAAAGATCTGACCATGATTCAGACTTTCAACGCGAAGGAGCGAGAGGTGGAGGAGTGGACTGCTCTTCTTACAAAGGCGGATCCGCGGTTGAAGATTCAAGCGATTGAGACGCCTGCTGGAAGTGAGTTGTCAGTTATTGAGGTCAtgttggaggaggaggttgtGAATGAGCTGTCGTGGCATTCTTTCAGTGGGTAG
- the FSR4 gene encoding fusarubin cluster-oxidoreductase produces MKEAIVSSGPKVNIIDSPIPKAGPGQVVTKIAFAASNPKDWKRPLYWGAKGTGNQGDEHAGVVHEVGEGVYEFKPGDRVAAMHEMKTPGGSYAEYGVSPAYTTFKLPDNTSFQEGAAIPLTALTAACALYARLKLPEPWLPVQDSERIPLVIWGASSAVGSYAVQLAKRSNFHPLICIAGRAQEHVESLIDRSKGDTVIDYRKGRNAVIQGMKECLGERKLEYAFDAISEGGSYQTICDVLDQTTGKITLIIPAQSYSDIPKTITKSVTTVASIHEDLKDFGYVYTRYFSKGLEDGWLKAHPQEVIPGGLNGIEEGLVKLENGTASAVKYVYRIADTPGVES; encoded by the exons ATGAAAGAAGCAATCGTATCCAGTGGCCCAAAAGTGAATATCATCGACAGTCCGATTCCCAAAGCAGGGCCTGGGCAGGTTGTCACCAAGATTGCTTTCGCTGCAAGCAACCCCAAAGATTG GAAACGACCGTTGTATTGGGGAGCCAAAGGTACTGGAAACCAAGGCGATGAACATGCTGGTGTCGTTCATGAGGTTGGCGAAGGGGTGTATGAGTTCAAACCCGGTGATCGTGTTGCCGCGATGCATGAGATGAAGACGCCTGGTGGGAGTTATGCTGAGTATGGTGTAAGTCCTGCTTATACTACATTCAAGTTACCAGACAACACTTCCTTCCAAG AGGGCGCTGCAATACCACTCACTGCACTCACTGCTGCTTGCGCGCTCTATGCGCGTCTCAAACTTCCAGAACCGTGGCTTCCAGTTCAAGACTCTGAACGGATTCCCTTGGTTATCTGGGGTGCATCTTCAGCTGTTGGATCATATGCAGTCCAACTTGCCAAACGGTCCAATTTTCATCCTCTCATCTGCATAGCTGGTCGCGCCCAAGAACATGTGGAGAGTCTAATCGACAGAAGCAAAGGCGACACGGTTATCGACTATAGAAAAGGTCGCAACGCAGTAATTCAAGGAATGAAAGAATGCCTCGGAGAAAGAAAGCTTGAATATGCCTTTGACGCTATATCCGAGGGAGGTTCATACCAGACTATCTGCGACGTTCTTGATCAGACTACTGGCAAGATCACTCTCATCATTCCTGCACAGAGTTACTCGGATATTCCAAAGACGATTACCAAGTCTGTCACTACTGTCGCGAGTATTCATGAGGATCTGAAAGATTTTGGGTATGTTTACACGAGATATTTCAGCAAGGGGCTTGAGGATGGTTGGTTGAAGGCACATCCACAGGAGGTGATTCCAGGTGGATTGAATGGTATTGAGGAGGGTTTGGTGAAGTTGGAGAATGGGACGGCTAGTGCTGTTAAATATGTGTACAGGATTGCGGATACACCTGGTGTCGAGTCGTGA
- the FSR2_2 gene encoding fusarubin cluster-methyltransferase, translating to MNKTDRDSVIEYATQLKQLVHDPHSFLTELVAQQQQYYCIRWICHFDVLSFVPLPPKAISYHQVAIQAKVPLSTLQSVARMAMTAGFLCETKDGKLSHNDLSCHFATDVHMKTQLLYMFNQTVPVMAALKDATQRWGSTSATNETAYNIVYNTDMPFFQYLKTRPDLNELFHAYMKSRAVSHTGSNVEHLLGAFDWNNLGQATVVDASISILDQGNGDGVLTVYRLAAAVVRHVSC from the coding sequence ATGAACAAGACGGACAGAGACTCTGTAATTGAGTATGCTACTCAGCTTAAACAGCTGGTGCATGATCCTCACAGCTTCCTAACCGAACTTGTCgcccagcagcagcagtattACTGCATTCGCTGGATCTGTCACTTTGATGTACTCTCTTTCGTTCCACTCCCTCCCAAGGCAATATCTTACCATCAAGTCGCCATCCAAGCCAAAGTTCCATTGTCGACTCTCCAATCGGTCGCTCGCATGGCCATGACTGCAGGTTTTCTCTGCGAAACCAAGGACGGAAAGCTTTCGCATAATGACTTGTCTTGTCATTTTGCTACAGACGTTCACATGAAGACACAGCTTTTGTACATGTTCAATCAGACTGTTCCTGTCATGGCTGCGCTGAAAGACGCCACTCAGCGCTGGGGCAGTACGTCGGCGACGAATGAGACTGCGTATAACATTGTTTACAACACGGATATGCCCTTTTTCCAGTATCTCAAGACTCGCCCTGATTTGAATGAGCTATTTCATGCTTACATGAAAAGTCGGGCCGTGTCTCACACCGGCTCCAATGTTGAGCATTTACTTGGTGCATTCGATTGGAACAATCTTGGACAAGCTACCGTGGTTGATGCAAGTATCTCTATCCTCGACCAGGGCAATGGTGATGGTGTACTGACTGTATACAGATTGGCGGCAGCAGTGGTTCGACATGTATCATGCTAG
- the FSR5 gene encoding fusarubin cluster-dehydrogenase → MASTLGKYASKLAGSRVLVIGGSSGIGFGVAEAAIQNGASSVFIASSSKDKLTTAIERLREKNQSSQAKLHGITCNLGSPETLNSEVESLFTQVSKSGKLDHVVFTAGDKLAVGKLEEFSLKDIQQAGTVRFFAPLVVAQQLRKHLNEADSSSFTVATGGAVEHASKDWTVMYSYLSGLRGMVRGLAVDLAPIRVNAVAQGPIETELWDNVKQAGYWDAVTGRLKARMTTGSIGQVEDVAEAYVYLMKNKNASGSIVETTGGTLMS, encoded by the coding sequence ATGGCATCGACACTCGGGAAATACGCTTCCAAGCTCGCAGGCTCTCGCGTCCTGGTCATCGGCGGTTCTTCAGGTATCGGTTTTGGTGTCGCTGAAGCAGCCATCCAAAACGGCGCTTCTTCCGTTTTCATCGCATCCTCTTCAAAAGACAAGCTCACCACCGCCATTGAGCGTCTCAGGGAAAAGAATCAATCTTCCCAGGCTAAACTCCACGGTATCACTTGCAACCTCGGCTCCCCCGAGACTCTTAACTCGGAAGTCGAAAGCCTCTTTACCCAAGTATCCAAGTCTGGAAAGTTGGACCATGTCGTCTTCACAGCTGGAGATAAGCTCGCCGTCGGAAAACTCGAGGAGTTTTCGCTGAAGGATATCCAGCAGGCTGGTACTGTACGATTCTTTGCACCACTTGTTGTTGCGCAGCAGCTTCGGAAGCACCTGAACGAAGCcgactcttcctccttcacCGTCGCCACCGGTGGTGCTGTCGAACATGCTTCCAAAGACTGGACAGTCATGTACTCTTACCTCTCCGGTCTACGAGGTATGGTTCGCGGCTTGGCTGTTGATCTTGCTCCTATCCGAGTCAACGCGGTCGCCCAGGGTCCGATCGAGACAGAGCTATGGGATAATGTCAAGCAGGCTGGGTACTGGGATGCTGTTACTGGTCGTCTCAAGGCTAGAATGACTACAGGATCTATTGGGCAGGTTGAGGATGTGGCCGAGGCTTATGTCTACTTGATGAAGAACAAGAATGCTTCTGGAAGTATTGTTGAGACTACTGGAGGAACACTCATGTCTTAG
- the FSR3 gene encoding fusarubin cluster-monooxygenase, with protein MHTQDMEKPHTNGVGEAPPTANQPLNGDTNGISINGDSQPKRTRTHEERLEDSSKRGIDLQVMRYPETGITVLIAGAGLGGITCALECWRKGHTVRVLDRSPTPVWTGDNVQIQPSAILLLRHWPDMGYEIEECQYDVAMSYYKQTGERIWGPAPPMFNDPENLKGRRGFPSVNAHSRIKLYRAFLRQAERVGIQVEWGCKVVEYWEDLGQGAGGVTLENGVKRTADIVVAADGLRTKSNTIVPMPETLTTSGKAIYRAGYPVEHALKDPLVKEMWNFDPKGQPIWQFWLGNGSHNMIALTHDIAFWSFIHSHDESANESWVPDVDPAEVIAAMEKNNAVHPAVAAFIKTAPKGSVVNWQLKFRDPHEQWTSPGGRVVQLGDAAHAFLPTSGNGATQAIEDGVTLATCLQLAGKSQAANATKAYNKLRFQRVSCGQKMGFVNQQLKQHTDWEAIAKNPALIRSRYPKWIWSHDPEAYAYEKFCEALHHVVSDGKIPLHNTNFPKGHRYRHWTMKEVQEQIKAGEKLEDLQDGDWA; from the exons ATGCATACTCAAGATATGGAGAAACCTCATACCAATGGCGTGGGAGAAGCCCCGCCTACTGCCAATCAGCCCCTGAATGGAGACACAAACGGCATCTCCATCAATGGTGACTCTCAGCCAAAACGAACCAGAACACATGAagaacgacttgaagattcATCAAAGAGAGGCATAGACCTTCAGGTGATGCGCTACCCAGAGACCGGCATCACTGTTCTCATCGCCGGTGCTGGTCTGGGAGGCATAACCTGCGCTCTCGAATGCTGGCGCAAAGGCCACACAGTCCGCGTCCTAGACCGCAGCCCAACACCAGTCTGGACAGGCGACAATGTCCAGATCCAGCCCAGCGCAATCCTTCTACTTCGACACTGGCCTGATATGGGCTATGAGATTGAAGAGTGCCAGTACGATGTTGCCATGTCATACTACAAACAAACTGGCGAGAGAATCTGGGGTCCTGCGCCACCCATGTTCAACGACCCTGAGAATCTCAAGGGAAGACGTGGCTTCCCTTCTGTCAATGCGCATAGCCGTATCAAACTCTACCGCGCGTTCTTGCGTCAAGCGGAACGTGTGGGAATTCAGGTCGAATGGGGATGCAAGGTTGTCGAGTACTGGGAGGATCTTGGGCAAGGCGCTGGAGGTGTCACTCTTGAGAATGGGGTGAAACGCACGGCTGATAtcgttgttgctgctgatgGCTTGCGCACCAAGTCCAACACCATCGTCCCTATGCCTGAGACATTGACGACAAGTGGCAAGGCGATTTATCGGGCGGGATATCCAGTTGAGCATGCGCTGAAGGATCCTTTGGTCAAAGAGATGTGGAACTTTGATCCCAAGGGACAGCCAATTTGGCAATTTTGGCTTGG CAATGGATCACACAACATGATTGCCCTCACTCATGATATCGCCTTCTGGAGCTTCATCCACTCT CACGATGAATCCGCCAACGAATCCTGGGTTCCAGACGTTGACCCAGCAGAAGTCATAGCTGCCATGGAAAAGAACAACGCTGTACACCCAGCTGTAGCAGCCTTTATTAAGACTGCTCCCAAAGGGTCTGTGGTAAACTGGCAGCTCAAGTTCAGAGACCCCCACGAGCAGTGGACATCTCCCGGAGGCCGCGTTGTCCAACTCGGCGACGCAGCGCACGCATTCCTCCCAACATCAGGTAACGGCGCCACTCAGGCAATTGAAGACGGAGTAACTCTCGCAACATGTCTTCAACTCGCAGGCAAATCGCAAGCCGCCAATGCGACAAAGGCTTATAACAAGCTACGCTTCCAGCGTGTGTCGTGCGGGCAGAAAATGGGTTTTGTGAACCAGCAGCTCAAGCAGCACACGGATTGGGAGGCTATTGCCAAGAACCCTGCGTTGATCCGATCGCGATATCCAAAGTGGATTTGGAGCCATGATCCTGAGGCGTATGCGTATGAGAAGTTCTGCGAGGCTTTACATCATGTTGTGAGTGATGGAAAGATTCCGTTGCATAACACGAACTTTCCCAAGGGTCATCGGTATAGGCATTGGACGATGAAGGAGGTGCAGGAGCAGATCAAGGCTGGTGAGAAGTTGGAGGATTTGCAAGATGGGGACTGGGCTTAG
- a CDS encoding hypothetical protein (BUSCO:25527at5125) yields the protein MSAYDTYQTSLTGRYCSQELSHLFSQRSRHSTWRKLWLYLAESEKELGIPTITDEALEQMRANLIVTDEDFETARVEEKIRRHDVMAHVHAFGQVAPAAAGIIHYGATSCYVTDNTELILMRDALDILIPKLAKVLSNLQSFALEWKKEPTLSFTHLQPAQISTVGKRAAAWAQDLLMDLQEFERVRAELKFRGAQGTTGTQASFLEIFAGDHDKCDKLNELLCQKAGFEECYDISTQTYTRKVDCLVANAVTGFGTSATKIASDLRHLATMKEVGEPREKGQIGSSAMAYKQNPMRSERIASLARVLQGKAANFQSTHSTQWMERSLDDSACRRMDIPEMFLLADAITITLQNVTEGLVVFPLKIHSNIMAELPFMITENVIMRLVAMGVSRQEAHEQIRVLSFEASHQVQSLGKPNDMVERIKNTEFFKPIWADLDDMMKPELYIGRSAQLVDKFCGPGGKLEKKLQPYQEVIQKAKAAELNV from the exons atgtCTGCTTACGACACTTACCAGACTTCCCTCACGGGTCGATACTGCAGCCAGGAGCTGTCCCACCTCTTCAGTCAACGATCTCGTCACTCAACATGGCGCAAGCTCTGGCTTTACCTCGCTGAGAGTGAGAAGGAGTTGGGTATCCCCACTATCACCGATGAGGCTCTCGAGCAGATGCGGGCCAACCTCATTGTCACTGATGAGGACTTTGAGACTGCTCgtgttgaggagaagatTCGCCGACAT GATGTCATGGCT CACGTCCACGCCTTTGGACAAGTCGCCCCTGCTGCCGCTGGTATCATCCACTACGGCGCAACAAGCTGCTACGTAACCGACAACACAGAGCTTATCCTCATGAGAGACGCTCTCGACATTCTCATCCCCAAGCTGGCCAAGGTCCTCTCCAACCTTCAGTCTTTCGCCCTCGAGTGGAAGAAGGAGCCCACTCTCTCCTTCACACATCTTCAGCCCGCTCAGATTAGCACAGTCGGTAAGCGAGCTGCCGCCTGGGCCCAGGATCTCCTCATGGATCTTCAGGAATTCGAGCGCGTCCGTGCCGAGCTCAAGTTCCGTGGTGCTCAGGGTACTACCGGTACTCAAGCCAGTTTCCTCGAGATTTTCGCCGGTGACCATGACAAGTGCGACAAGCTCAACGAGCTTCTCTGCCAAAAGGCTGGTTTCGAGGAATGCTATGATATTTCTACACAGACATATACCCGAAAGGTCGACTGCTTGGTCGCCAATGCCGTCACCGGCTTTGGTACCAGTGCTACCAAGATTGCTTCTGATCTGCGACATCTTGCCACCATGAAGGAGGTTGGTGAGCCCAGAGAGAAGGGTCAAATTGGCAGCAGTGCCATG GCCTACAAGCAGAACCCCATGCGATCTGAGCGCATTGCCAGTCTTGCCCGTGTCCTGCAAGGAAAGGCTGCCAACTTCCAGAGCACTCACTCTACTCAGTGGATGGAGCGATCTTTGGATGACTCCGCTTGC CGACGCATGGACATTCCCGAGATGTTCCTCCTCGCCGacgccatcaccatcaccctCCAGAACGTCACCGAGGGTCTCGTCGTCTTCCCCCTCAAGATCCACTCCAACATCATGGCTGAGCTGCCATTCATGATCACAGAGAACGTCATCATGCGCCTAGTAGCCATGGGTGTCTCCCGCCAAGA GGCCCACGAGCAAATCCGTGTCCTCTCCTTCGAGGCCTCTCACCAGGTCCAAAGTCTCGGCAAGCCCAACGACATGGTGGAGCGAATCAAGAACACCGAGTTCTTCAAGCCCATCTGGGCTGACCTTGATGATATGATGAAGCCCGAGCTTTACATCGGCCGCAGTGCTCAGCTTGTTGACAAGTTCTGCGGACCCGGAGGTaagcttgagaagaagcttcAGCCTTACCAGGAGGTCATCcagaaggccaaggctgctgaGTTGAAtgtttaa